Part of the Anaeromyxobacter diazotrophicus genome, AGGCGAGCACCTGGCCGCCGACGTAGCCGCGCCACCAGCTGCCGCCCAGCGCCAGCCGGTCGCAGGCGAGGAAGAGGGCGGGCGGGAGGAGCGCGGCCGCCCCGGCCGCGAGCCAGGCGCGCGCGCTCGCGAGCTCGCCGCGCCGGCCCAGCGCGACCAGCGCCAGGGCTGCGGCGAGCGGCGCGCCCAGCGCGGGCGGGCCCTTCACCAGCGCGCCGAGCCCCGCGCACAGCCCGCCCGCCGCGAGCCAGGCGGTCCGGCCGCGCGCGGCGACGAGCAGGGCCACCGAGGCGGTGAAGAGGAGGGTGAGGGGCGGGTCGAGCCGCGGGCGGGCCTGGTAGCGGAAGAACGACTCGACCGTGGCGAGCGCCACCGCGCCGAGGAAGGCGGCGCGCGCCCCGAGGAGCGTTCGCCCGGCGGCGAACGCGACCGCGACGGTGGCGAGGCCGCAGGCGGCGCCGAGGAGCGGCAGCGCGGGCGGGCCGGCCAGGCGCAGCGCCGCCGCCCAGAGCCAGAAGAAGAACGGCGGGTGCTCGCGGAAGTGCGGGAAGAGCTCGGGCAGGAAGCGGAGGTCGAACAGGCGCCCGTCGGCGGCCAGGTGGCGCGCCACCACCCCGTAGACGACCCCGTCGGCGTCGTCGAGGTGGACGAGCGCGAAGGGCAGGATCAGCCCGGCGGCGAGCGCGAGCGCCGTGAGGAGCAGCCTCCGGTCCGCGGCCGGAGCGGCCGCGGGGCCGCCCCCGGGCGGCGGGCGAAGGCCGAGAGGCGGGAGCGCCATGGGCCGTCTTACCGCGCCCCGCCGGGCCGGTCGAGCGCCCGGCGCCGGGCGGTGGCCGGCGCGCCGCCGCGTGGCGACCTTCCAGCCGGAGGGAGCCCCATGGCCCACGCCGCCCACGTCCGATCATCCGCCGCGCTGCTCGGCGCCGGGCTGCTCGCCGGCCTCGCGCTGGCGAGGCGGCGGCGCCCGGCGTCCTTGCGCGGGGCGTGCGCGCTCGTCACCGGCGGCTCGCGCGGGCTCGGGCTCCTCGTCGCGCGCGAGCTGGCCGCGCGCGGGGCGCGGCTCGTGCTCTGCGCGCGCGACGAGGAGGAGCTGGAGCGGGCGCGGCGCGAGCTCGAGCGGGCGGGCGCCGAGGTGCTGGCGGTGGCCTGCGACGTGTCGGACCCGGCCGCGGTGGAGCGGCTCGTGGCGCGGGCCGAGGCGCGCTTCGGCCCGGTGGACGTGCTCGTGAACGACGCCAGCATCATCCAGGTGGCCCCGGCGGAGGCGCTGTCGCTCGAGGACCTGCGCGCCGCCTTGGCGGTGAACTTCTGGGGCACCGTGCACTGCACGCTGGCGGTGCTGCCGGGCATGCGCGCCCGGCGGGCGGGCCGCATCGTCGACGTGACCTCCATCGGCGGCACCGTGGCGGTGCCCCACCTGCTCGGCTACTCGAGCGCCAAGTTCGCGGCGGTGGGGTTCTCGACCGGGCTGGCCGCGGAGGTGGGCCGGGACGGGGTCCGGGTCACCACGGTCGTCCCGGGGCTCATGCGCACCGGCTCCTTCCTGCACGCGCTCGTGAAGGGGCAGCGGCGGGAGGAGGCGCGCCTGTTCGCGGTCGTCTCGAGCCTGCCCCTCCTCACGCTGGACGCCGGTCGCGCCGCGCGGCGGATCGTGCGGGCCTGCGAGCGGGGCGAGCGGTTCGTGACGCTCGGCTGGCCGTGGAAGGCGCTGCGCGTCGCCCACGCGCTCGCGCCGGGGCTGAGCGTCGTGCTGCTCGCGCTGGTGAGCCGGCTCCTGCCGCGGGCCGGCGGCGAGCGGCCGGAGGCCGCGCCGGACCCCGTGTGGCGCCAGCGCCCGGGCCGCTCGGCGGCGACCGCGCTGGGAGACGCGGCCGCGGCGGAGAACAACGAGCGCCCCGCCCACCCGTAGGCAGGCGGCCGGCGCCGGTCAGCTGAACACGACCGTCTTGTTGCCGTGGACGATGACGCGGTCCTCGCAGTGCCACTTCACGGCGCGCGCGAGCACCCGCCGCTCGAGCTCGCGGCCCATGCGCTTCAGGTCCTCCACCGCGTGGCGGTGCGAGACGCGCGCCACGTCCTGCTCGATGATGGGCCCCGCGTCCAGGTCGGCGGTCACGTAGTGCGCGGTGGCCCCGACGATCTTCACCCCGCGCTGCCAGGCCTGGCGGTACGGGTCGGCGCCGGCGAAGGCGGGCAGGAACGAGTGGTGGATGTTGATGATCCGGTCGGGGAAGCGCGCCACGAACTCGCCCGAGACGATCTGCATGTAGCGGGCGAGCACCACCAGGTCGACCTTCCCCTCGAGCAGCGCCAGCATCTCGCGCTCGGCCTCGGCCCGCCGGTCCCGGTCGTTCGGCACGTGGTGGAACGGGATCCCGAACCCCTCCACCGCGCCGCGCAGGTCGGGGTGGTTCGAGACCACGGCCGCCACGTCGGCGGCGAGGTCGCCGCGCCGCCACGCCCACAGGAGCTCCATGAGCGCGTGATCGTGCCGCGACACGAGCACGGCCACCCGCTTGCGCGCCTGGGCCGCCTCGAGGCGCCAGGTCATGGCGAAGGGGGCGGCCACCTCGGCCGCGAAGGCGCTCCGGAGCTCGGGCAGGGGCACGTCGAGCCGCGCCGTCTGCAGCTCGAGCCGCATGAAGTAGGTGCCGGGCTCGTCGTCCGTCGAGTGCTGATCGAGGTCGGTGATGTTGGCGCCGCGCCGGAAGAGGAAGCTGGAGATGGCCGCCACGATGCCGGGGCGGTCGGGGCAGCGGATGAGGAGGTTGGCGAGGGTGTCTGAGCTCACGAGGCCGCCGAACCTAGCAGACCCGCCCCGTTTCGGTCAGTGGGCGGCGGCGTGAACCCTCGCGCGCACCCCGGATCAGGGTGAGGCGGTTGGTCGCGGCTTGATGCCGCGCAACGATCTGGTCGGCCGGTCTGCTCCAACCTCTCACTCCAGCGCGCGGCTTCACGCTTGGGGGGCGATGGGCGACGCGAGCATCACGTCCAGGGGAGCGCCCGAGCCGGTCGCCAGCGGCGAGCCGGGCGGCCAGCCGTCGCATTCCTCGACGGCTTCGCGCGCGGTGCGCATCCCCCATGTCGAGCGCGTCATCCCGTGGCGCCACCGGATCAAGACGAAGCTGCTGCTCGTCACCGTCGTGATCTGCGTCGGAGGGGTGACGATCTTCGCCCTCGCCGAGGGCCGGATGGCCGACCAGTTCTTCGAGACCCAGGCCGCCGGCGCCGCGCTCTTCAGCAACACCATCGAGCGCGCCACGCTGCGCGCGATGCTGGAGAACCGGCGCGGCGACGTCTTCGACACCATGCGCGACATCGGCCGCCAGGAGGGGGTCGAGGGCGTGCGGCTCCTCGCCAAGGACGGGCGGGTGGCGTACTCCACCGTCGAGCGCGAGGTGGGCACCATCCTCGAGCAGCGCTCCGACGCCTGCCGGCCCTGCCATGCCGCCGGCCGGCCGCGCCTCCACGCCCCGCTGCTCGAGCGCACCCGCGTCTTCGAGCGCGGCGGCCGGCGGGTGCTCGGGCTCGTCACCCCCATCCGCAACGAGCCGCGCTGCGCCACCGCCGAGTGCCACGTCCACCGCGCCGACGAAGACGTGCTGGGGCTGCTCGACGTGAGCCTCTCGCTCGCCTCCTCGGACGCGCGCATCGCCGACTTCCGGCGGGGGAGCCTGGTGCTGACCGGCGTGGGCGTGCTCCTGCTCTGCTCGTTCTTCTTCGCGTTCGCGCGCTTACACGTGGTCCGCCCGGTCCAGGCGCTCGTCGAGGGGACGCGGCGGGTGGCGGGGGACCAGCTCGACACCGAGATCCGCGTCCGCTCCAAGGGCGAGCTGGGGCTCCTGGCCGCCTCCTTCAACGACATGACGCGCTCGCTCCGGCGCACCGAGGGGGAGCTGAAGGACCTGAACCTCGGGCTGGAGCGGCAGGTCGAGGAGCGGACGGCGGACCTCCAGAAGGCGCAGAACGCGCTCGTCCACAACGAGAAGATGTCGTCCCTGGGCCAGCTCGCCGCCTCGATCGCGCACGAGATCAACAACCCGCTGGCGGGCATCCTCACCTTCGCCAAGCTCGTCATCCGCACGCTCGAGCAGGGACCCCCGGACGACGCGACCCGCCGCGACCTCGTGCGCAACCTCGCCCTGGTGCAGCGGGAGACCGAGCGCTGCAGCGCGATCGTGCGCAACCTCCTCGACTTCGCGCGCGACCGCCCGGTGGCGCTGCGCGAGCTGCAGGTGAACGCGGTGGTCGAGGAGGCGCTCCAGCTCATCGCGCACCAGCTCGCCATCCAGGGGCTCACGCTGGAGAGGGACCTGCAGCCGACCGCCGCGGTGCGCGCCGACTTCGGCCAGCTGCGACAGGCGGTGGTGAACGTGGCGCTGAACGCGGTCGAGGCCATGGGCAAGCGCGGCACCCTGTCGGTGCGGACGCGCGCCGCGGCGGACGGCGGCGTGGAGATCGTCCTCGCCGACACCGGCCCGGGCATCACCCCGGAGAACCTGAAGCACGTCTTCGAGCCGTTCTTCACCACCAAGGAGAAGGGGACCGGCCTCGGCCTCTCCGTGGTGTACGGGATCATGCAGCGGCACCAGGGCCGGGTGGACGTGCAGAGCGAGCCCGGGCGCGGGACGACGTTCGTCCTCGCCCTGCCGCCGCTCGGCGCCGGGGAGGGACAGGCGTGAACGGGGCAGGCACGGCAGGCACCATGAACGACGCGGTCCACGTCCTCGTCGTCGACGACGAGGAGATCGTGCGCGAGTCGCTGTCGGGCTGGCTGCGCAAGGACGGGTACACGGTCCAGACGGCGCCCGACGGCCGGGCCGCGGTCGAGGCGCTGCAGCGCGCGCGCTGGTCGGTCGTCCTGCTCGACCTGAAGATGCCCGGGATGGACGGGCTCCAGGTGCTCGAGGAGGCGCGCCGCCTCCGCCCCGAGGCCGCCTACGTGCTCATGACGGCCTACGCCACCGTGGACACGGCGGTCGCCGCCATGAAGCTCGGCGCCTTCGACTACCTGGTGAAGCCGTTCGACCCGGAGGAGCTCTCGGTCCTCGTCCAGCGCATCGTCGCCCAGCAGGAGCTCCTGCAGGAGAACGCGTCGCTGCGGCAGGCGCTCAAGCGCGAGTACGGGTTCCACGACCTCGTCTCGAAGAGCCCCGCCATGCAGCGGGTCTTCGACCTGGCCCGGGTGGCGGCCCGGAGCGCCTCCACCATCCTGGTGCTGGGAGAGAGCGGCAGCGGCAAGGAGGTGCTCGCGAGGGCCGTGCACGCCGAGAGCCCGCGCGCCGGCGGGCCGTTCGTCGCCATCTCCTGCGCCGCCCTGACCGAGACCCTGCTGGAGTCCGAGCTGTTCGGGCACGAGAAGGGGGCCTTCACGGGCGCGGTCGCCCGCCGCAAAGGCAAGTTCGAGGCGGCGGCGGGAGGCACGCTCTTCCTCGACGAGGTGGGCGACATCTCGCCCAAGCTCCAGCTCGACCTCCTGCGGGTGCTGGAGGAGCGCCGGTTCCAGCGGGTGGGCGGCACGGAGAGCCTCGCCGCGGACGTGCGGGTGATCGCGGCCACGAACCGCGACCTCGCCAAGGCGGTGGCGGATGGCAGCTTCCGCGAGGACCTCTTCTACCGGCTGAACGTCATCGCCGTCACGCTGCCGCCGCTCCGCGAGCGCCCGGAGGACATCCCGCTGCTGGTGCAGCATTTCCTCGACCGCCTCACGAAGGACCTGGCGCGCCGGCTCGACGGGGTCTCCCCCGAAGCCATGGCGGCGCTCGTCGCGCACGGCTGGCCCGGGAACGTCCGCGAGCTGCGCAACGTGCTCGAGCGCGGGGCGGTGGTGGCGAAGGGGAACGTGATCCAGCTGGCCGACCTCGGCCTGCCGGCCCCCGACCCGGCGCGCGCCGCGCCGCCCAGCGGCGATCCGCTCCCCCTGGAGGAGGTCGAGCGGCGCCACGTGGCCGACGTCCTCTCCTGGGCCGGCGGCAACGTCACGCACGCCGCGCGCGTCCTCGGCATCGACCGGATGACCCTCTACAACAAGATGAAGCGCTGGGGACTGCAGCGCCCCGAACAGGAAGTGGCCGCCCACGCCCGGCGGTGAGCAGAGCTCCCCCGTCGCACGATCGAGCTGCGCGCCAGCGCGCAGCTCACGCCCTCCCGAGCCCTTCGTTCGACGGTCGCCCTCACCCGAGGGCGCCGACTTCCTCGACAGCCGCCGAGAAACCCAGCGCCGGCCGCTCGGCCGCCGATTCGCTCCGATTTCCGGGCCGTTGAGCCCTGCCGGCCCCTGCGGGGCGCCGAACAACTCGACGACTGGCCGCCGCGGCGCAGCGCCGTCGAGATCCTCGACGTCGACAGAACGTGAAGAGTGGCCGGCGGTTACGCACCCGCTCGCACCTCGGCGGCCCTGGCCCGTTCCTTGGATTGGTGAAGGGCAGGAGGCGCACGATGAGCTGCCCCTACCTCACCGAAGTCACCATGTCGTTCTGCCGGGCCTTCCCGGTGAAGAAGCTGGTCCCGAGCGACCGCGTCGTCACCACCAGCCCTTGCGACGGCGAGTGCTACGGCGAGTGCCCGGTCTACCGCGAGGCGGCGGCGCGGCTGGGCGGCGGCTCCGGCGATCTCGCGAGGGCGTCTCACGCGTCATCCAACAAGGGAGGGCGGCCATGATGCTCGCGTTCGCGCTCAGCTTCTTCGCAGCAGCTTTCCTCGGAGCCGTCAGCCGAGCCGCCCGGTAGCGCAGGTCAACCCACGGTACGGAGAGCCACCATGAAGCTCAGTCGGAGAGGCTTCTTGCAGGTCGCCGGGATCGCCGGAACGGCGGCCGCCGGTCTCGGGGCCAGCACGGCCCGTGCGTCGTTCCACACCTCGCTCGACGCGAAGGGTGAGAACGAGAACGCGATGCTGGTCGACACGACCCTGTGCGCCGGCTGCCGCGGCTGCGAGGCGGCCTGCGCGGAGGCGAACGGCCTGCCGGCGCCCGCCTCGGACGAGGCCGTGAAGGGCGCCCGGCGCGAGACCGCGCCCGAGGTGTTCACGGTGGTGAACGCGTTCGGGCCCATCGGCCACGACGGCGACGACCGGTTCGCGAAGCGCCAGTGCATGCACTGCCTCGAGCCGGCGTGCGCGTCCGTGTGCATGGTCCGCGCGCTCGACAAGACGCCCACGGGCCCGGTCGTCTACCACGGAGAGCGCTGCCTGGGCTGCCGCTACTGCATGGTGGCCTGCCCGTTCGAGGTGCCGAAGTACCAGTACGACAAGCTCGCGCCGCTGGTCCGCAAGTGCACCTTCTGCCCCTCGCGCCAGGCGGAGGGGAAGAAGCCGGCTTGCGCCTCGGTCTGCCCCACCGGCGCGCTCACCTTCGGCAAGCGCCGCGCGCTCATCGAGCTCGCCAAGGGCCGCATCTACCGCAACCCCGAGAAGTACCTCCACCACGTCTACGGCGAGCACGAGGCCGGCGGCACGGACTGGCTGTACATCTCGGACGTCCCCTTCGAGCAGCTCGGCATGAAGGCGGTCCGCGACGAGCCGTATCCGGACAAGGTGCAGGGCGCGCTCTCGGCGCCGCCGTTCGTCATGACGCTCTGGCCGCCGCTGCTCATGGGCCTCTACGCCTTCTCGAAGCGCCGCGACGCGCTGAACGGGAACCACCACGAACCTGGCGGCGCGGCCGCCGAAGCGAAGAAGGAGGACCGCCATGGCTAGCACCGCCCTCACCGCCCCCGCGCGGAGCGACTGGTTCCGCGAGAAGATCCTGCTCGGGATGGACCTGCGCACCTACCTGCGCTCGCTCGCCACCCCGCTCAACGCGCTCGCCGCCGTGCTGATCGGGCTCGGCTTCACGGTGCTGGTGTACCGGTTCGCCGCCGGCCTCGCCTCGGCGACCAACCTGTCGCAGGCGCAGCCGTGGGGGCTCTGGATCGGCTTCGACATGATGAGCGGCATCGTCCTCGCCGCCGGCGGGTTCACGCTCGG contains:
- a CDS encoding sigma-54-dependent transcriptional regulator, giving the protein MNGAGTAGTMNDAVHVLVVDDEEIVRESLSGWLRKDGYTVQTAPDGRAAVEALQRARWSVVLLDLKMPGMDGLQVLEEARRLRPEAAYVLMTAYATVDTAVAAMKLGAFDYLVKPFDPEELSVLVQRIVAQQELLQENASLRQALKREYGFHDLVSKSPAMQRVFDLARVAARSASTILVLGESGSGKEVLARAVHAESPRAGGPFVAISCAALTETLLESELFGHEKGAFTGAVARRKGKFEAAAGGTLFLDEVGDISPKLQLDLLRVLEERRFQRVGGTESLAADVRVIAATNRDLAKAVADGSFREDLFYRLNVIAVTLPPLRERPEDIPLLVQHFLDRLTKDLARRLDGVSPEAMAALVAHGWPGNVRELRNVLERGAVVAKGNVIQLADLGLPAPDPARAAPPSGDPLPLEEVERRHVADVLSWAGGNVTHAARVLGIDRMTLYNKMKRWGLQRPEQEVAAHARR
- a CDS encoding sensor histidine kinase; this translates as MRIPHVERVIPWRHRIKTKLLLVTVVICVGGVTIFALAEGRMADQFFETQAAGAALFSNTIERATLRAMLENRRGDVFDTMRDIGRQEGVEGVRLLAKDGRVAYSTVEREVGTILEQRSDACRPCHAAGRPRLHAPLLERTRVFERGGRRVLGLVTPIRNEPRCATAECHVHRADEDVLGLLDVSLSLASSDARIADFRRGSLVLTGVGVLLLCSFFFAFARLHVVRPVQALVEGTRRVAGDQLDTEIRVRSKGELGLLAASFNDMTRSLRRTEGELKDLNLGLERQVEERTADLQKAQNALVHNEKMSSLGQLAASIAHEINNPLAGILTFAKLVIRTLEQGPPDDATRRDLVRNLALVQRETERCSAIVRNLLDFARDRPVALRELQVNAVVEEALQLIAHQLAIQGLTLERDLQPTAAVRADFGQLRQAVVNVALNAVEAMGKRGTLSVRTRAAADGGVEIVLADTGPGITPENLKHVFEPFFTTKEKGTGLGLSVVYGIMQRHQGRVDVQSEPGRGTTFVLALPPLGAGEGQA
- a CDS encoding 4Fe-4S dicluster domain-containing protein, which produces MKLSRRGFLQVAGIAGTAAAGLGASTARASFHTSLDAKGENENAMLVDTTLCAGCRGCEAACAEANGLPAPASDEAVKGARRETAPEVFTVVNAFGPIGHDGDDRFAKRQCMHCLEPACASVCMVRALDKTPTGPVVYHGERCLGCRYCMVACPFEVPKYQYDKLAPLVRKCTFCPSRQAEGKKPACASVCPTGALTFGKRRALIELAKGRIYRNPEKYLHHVYGEHEAGGTDWLYISDVPFEQLGMKAVRDEPYPDKVQGALSAPPFVMTLWPPLLMGLYAFSKRRDALNGNHHEPGGAAAEAKKEDRHG
- a CDS encoding ArnT family glycosyltransferase, whose amino-acid sequence is MALPPLGLRPPPGGGPAAAPAADRRLLLTALALAAGLILPFALVHLDDADGVVYGVVARHLAADGRLFDLRFLPELFPHFREHPPFFFWLWAAALRLAGPPALPLLGAACGLATVAVAFAAGRTLLGARAAFLGAVALATVESFFRYQARPRLDPPLTLLFTASVALLVAARGRTAWLAAGGLCAGLGALVKGPPALGAPLAAALALVALGRRGELASARAWLAAGAAALLPPALFLACDRLALGGSWWRGYVGGQVLASALGQRQDGAVGLLFLVRSAAGRMGPWALLAAWALFRAARGWPAPRARAALALLAWAAVVVGGYALAGRAWWHYAMPAYVPLALLAGAGLDALLGPGERAFRAAHRAAAGAALVLALALPLRPARLLVKGCGLGALPLLTTARPPPGTRVGLATDRVALAEAGILADHAGLEAVPLRSAAELEARPELGVSLWDRRWPVPPGWSAVGAQGAWLELRRAAPGEARR
- the purU gene encoding formyltetrahydrofolate deformylase, coding for MSSDTLANLLIRCPDRPGIVAAISSFLFRRGANITDLDQHSTDDEPGTYFMRLELQTARLDVPLPELRSAFAAEVAAPFAMTWRLEAAQARKRVAVLVSRHDHALMELLWAWRRGDLAADVAAVVSNHPDLRGAVEGFGIPFHHVPNDRDRRAEAEREMLALLEGKVDLVVLARYMQIVSGEFVARFPDRIINIHHSFLPAFAGADPYRQAWQRGVKIVGATAHYVTADLDAGPIIEQDVARVSHRHAVEDLKRMGRELERRVLARAVKWHCEDRVIVHGNKTVVFS
- a CDS encoding SDR family NAD(P)-dependent oxidoreductase translates to MAHAAHVRSSAALLGAGLLAGLALARRRRPASLRGACALVTGGSRGLGLLVARELAARGARLVLCARDEEELERARRELERAGAEVLAVACDVSDPAAVERLVARAEARFGPVDVLVNDASIIQVAPAEALSLEDLRAALAVNFWGTVHCTLAVLPGMRARRAGRIVDVTSIGGTVAVPHLLGYSSAKFAAVGFSTGLAAEVGRDGVRVTTVVPGLMRTGSFLHALVKGQRREEARLFAVVSSLPLLTLDAGRAARRIVRACERGERFVTLGWPWKALRVAHALAPGLSVVLLALVSRLLPRAGGERPEAAPDPVWRQRPGRSAATALGDAAAAENNERPAHP